The Larus michahellis chromosome 2, bLarMic1.1, whole genome shotgun sequence genome window below encodes:
- the LOC141738515 gene encoding uncharacterized protein LOC141738515 isoform X2, whose amino-acid sequence MSVAFEDVAIYFCPEEWAELAGWQRRLYREVMLENYQAVAWLGWCAVKPEIICKMEREETPCVPECPGARRRHRSPEPADGDVPVQREVSGVPDVLITPTALLPGMPEQDRKRSRVLKANLLLAQLPCKPTAPKSPHTCAECGKSFSKVQDLKKHQQMHTVARRFSCRQCGRRFRLKKFLVSHQKVHGGEKRFGCVNCGKRFSQKHHLLSHQRVHTGEKPFTCSHCGHCFGHKNNLLRHQQVHIDERPFPCTRCPKAFWHKKSLTLHQRIHDGEHPFTCPCCHKAFRDKHAVTVHQRVHTGERPFTCSRCPKTFRDKHSLTIHQRVHTGERPFACARCPKAFRDKKTLTDHQRVHTGERPFACTSCPKVFREKKALTIHQRVHTGERPFACSRCPKAFRDKKSLTIHQWVHNGERPFTCSQCPKAFRDKHALNDHQWVHTGEKPYKCSNCGKSYSQKQHLKRHQRAHCGPPVVPEGSER is encoded by the exons ATGTCGGTGGCGTTCGAGGACGTGGCCATCTACTTCTGCCCCGAGGAGTGGGCCGAGCTGGCGGGCTGGCAGCGGCGGCTCTACCgggaggtgatgctggagaaCTACCAGGCGGTGGCCTGGCTGG GCTGGTGCGCCGTCAAGCCGGAGATCATCTGCAAGATGGAGCGAGAAGAGACGCCGTGTGTGCCAGAGTGCCCTGGGGCGCGGCGGAGGCACCGCAGCCCTGAGCCAG cagacGGTGATGTCCCGGTGCAGAGGGAGGTCAGTGGTGTCCCAGATGTCCTGATcacacccacagccctgctcccggGGATGCCTGAGCAGGACAGAAAGCGGTCGCGGGTCCTTAAGGCTAATCTGCTGCTTGCCCAACTCCCATGCAAACCCACGGCCCCCAAGAGCCCCCACACTTGCGCCGAGTGTGGGAAGAGCTTCAGTAAGGTCCAGGACCTGAAGAAGCACCAGCAGATGCACACGGTGGCACGACGCTTCTCCTGCCGGCAGTGCGGCCGCCGCTTTCGGCTGAAGAAGTTCCTGGTGTCGCACCAGAAGGTGCACGGTGGGGAGAAGCGCTTCGGCTGTGTCAACTGTGGCAAGCGCTTTTCTCAGAAGCATCACCTGCTGAGCCACCAGCGAGTGCACACCGGTGAGAAGCCCTTCACCTGCAGCCACTGTGGCCACTGTTTTGGCCACAAGAACAACCTGCTGCGCCACCAGCAGGTCCACATTGATGAGCGCCCGTTCCCCTGCACCCGCTGCCCCAAGGCCTTCTGGCACAAAAAGTCCCTCACTCTCCACCAGCGGATCCATGACGGGGAGCACCCCTTCACCTGCCCCTGCTGCCACAAGGCCTTCAGGGACAAGCATGCCGTCACTGtccaccagcgggtccacacgGGGGAGCGCCCCTTCACCTGCAGCCGTTGCCCCAAGACCTTCAGGGACAAGCATTCCCTCACTAtccaccagcgggtccacactGGAGAGCGTCCATTTGCCTGTGCCCGCTGTCCCAAGGCCTTCAGGGACAAGAAGACCCTCACCGaccaccagcgggtccacaccggggagcgccccttTGCCTGCACCAGCTGCCCCAAGGTCTTCAGGGAGAAGAAGGCCCTCACCATCCACCAACGGGTCCACACTGGGGAGCGCCCCTTTGCTTGCAGCcgctgccccaaggccttcagagataagaagtccctcaccatccACCAGTGGGTCCACAACGGGGAGCGCCCCTTCACCTGCAGCCAGTGCCCCAAGGCCTTCAGGGACAAGCACGCCCTCAACGACCACCAGTGGGTCCACACCGGGGAGAAACCGTACAAGTGCAGCAATTGTGGCAAGTCCTACAGCCAGAAGCAGCACCTGAAGAGACATCAGCGGGCGCACTGTGGCCCGCCAGTGGTTCCGGAGGGCAGCGAGCGTTAG
- the LOC141738515 gene encoding uncharacterized protein LOC141738515 isoform X1, which translates to MSVAFEDVAIYFCPEEWAELAGWQRRLYREVMLENYQAVAWLGWCAVKPEIICKMEREETPCVPECPGARRRHRSPEPDGDVPVQREVSGVPDVLITPTALLPGMPEQDRKRSRVLKANLLLAQLPCKPTAPKSPHTCAECGKSFSKVQDLKKHQQMHTVARRFSCRQCGRRFRLKKFLVSHQKVHGGEKRFGCVNCGKRFSQKHHLLSHQRVHTGEKPFTCSHCGHCFGHKNNLLRHQQVHIDERPFPCTRCPKAFWHKKSLTLHQRIHDGEHPFTCPCCHKAFRDKHAVTVHQRVHTGERPFTCSRCPKTFRDKHSLTIHQRVHTGERPFACARCPKAFRDKKTLTDHQRVHTGERPFACTSCPKVFREKKALTIHQRVHTGERPFACSRCPKAFRDKKSLTIHQWVHNGERPFTCSQCPKAFRDKHALNDHQWVHTGEKPYKCSNCGKSYSQKQHLKRHQRAHCGPPVVPEGSER; encoded by the exons ATGTCGGTGGCGTTCGAGGACGTGGCCATCTACTTCTGCCCCGAGGAGTGGGCCGAGCTGGCGGGCTGGCAGCGGCGGCTCTACCgggaggtgatgctggagaaCTACCAGGCGGTGGCCTGGCTGG GCTGGTGCGCCGTCAAGCCGGAGATCATCTGCAAGATGGAGCGAGAAGAGACGCCGTGTGTGCCAGAGTGCCCTGGGGCGCGGCGGAGGCACCGCAGCCCTGAGCCAG acGGTGATGTCCCGGTGCAGAGGGAGGTCAGTGGTGTCCCAGATGTCCTGATcacacccacagccctgctcccggGGATGCCTGAGCAGGACAGAAAGCGGTCGCGGGTCCTTAAGGCTAATCTGCTGCTTGCCCAACTCCCATGCAAACCCACGGCCCCCAAGAGCCCCCACACTTGCGCCGAGTGTGGGAAGAGCTTCAGTAAGGTCCAGGACCTGAAGAAGCACCAGCAGATGCACACGGTGGCACGACGCTTCTCCTGCCGGCAGTGCGGCCGCCGCTTTCGGCTGAAGAAGTTCCTGGTGTCGCACCAGAAGGTGCACGGTGGGGAGAAGCGCTTCGGCTGTGTCAACTGTGGCAAGCGCTTTTCTCAGAAGCATCACCTGCTGAGCCACCAGCGAGTGCACACCGGTGAGAAGCCCTTCACCTGCAGCCACTGTGGCCACTGTTTTGGCCACAAGAACAACCTGCTGCGCCACCAGCAGGTCCACATTGATGAGCGCCCGTTCCCCTGCACCCGCTGCCCCAAGGCCTTCTGGCACAAAAAGTCCCTCACTCTCCACCAGCGGATCCATGACGGGGAGCACCCCTTCACCTGCCCCTGCTGCCACAAGGCCTTCAGGGACAAGCATGCCGTCACTGtccaccagcgggtccacacgGGGGAGCGCCCCTTCACCTGCAGCCGTTGCCCCAAGACCTTCAGGGACAAGCATTCCCTCACTAtccaccagcgggtccacactGGAGAGCGTCCATTTGCCTGTGCCCGCTGTCCCAAGGCCTTCAGGGACAAGAAGACCCTCACCGaccaccagcgggtccacaccggggagcgccccttTGCCTGCACCAGCTGCCCCAAGGTCTTCAGGGAGAAGAAGGCCCTCACCATCCACCAACGGGTCCACACTGGGGAGCGCCCCTTTGCTTGCAGCcgctgccccaaggccttcagagataagaagtccctcaccatccACCAGTGGGTCCACAACGGGGAGCGCCCCTTCACCTGCAGCCAGTGCCCCAAGGCCTTCAGGGACAAGCACGCCCTCAACGACCACCAGTGGGTCCACACCGGGGAGAAACCGTACAAGTGCAGCAATTGTGGCAAGTCCTACAGCCAGAAGCAGCACCTGAAGAGACATCAGCGGGCGCACTGTGGCCCGCCAGTGGTTCCGGAGGGCAGCGAGCGTTAG
- the LOC141738506 gene encoding uncharacterized protein LOC141738506 isoform X4, with amino-acid sequence MSVTFEDVAIYFCPEEWAELAGWQRRLYREVMLENYQAVAWLGWCAVKPEIICKMEREETPCVPECPGARRRHRSPEPDGDVPMWRGDGEVPGGLPDHERGGRQSGGLPAKVLPTRAPRTPLASKRPHACAKCGKSFGKIQDLKKHQQTHTAARPFSCRQCGRRFRLKQFLVSHQKVHIGKKPFGCTECGKRYAQKRDLLSHQRVHSGEKPFACGRCGRCFIRKNSLVRHQRVHMGDDPLPCNSCPKAFGYEQSHTKHLWVHSGERPFACAHCPKAFKDKKTLTNHQHVHTGERRFTCAHCPKAFRDRSGLTVHQRLHTGERPFACIRCPKAFRDRSGLTVHQRVHTEERPFACDSCPKTFKEKQKLTVHQRVHTGELPFTCPHCPKAYTGKQALTRHQRVHTGELPFPCTQCPKAFREQSTLSAHKQIHTGERPFACAQCPKAFTLKNSLTRHQQVHTTARPFACSSCSKTFKYKQSLTVHERVHTGELPFACDRCPKAFRQKRVLTKHQRRVHTGERPFACSRCPEAFRDMSALTKHQRVHAGEKP; translated from the exons ATGTCGGTGACGTTCGAGGACGTGGCCATCTACTTCTGCCCCGAGGAGTGGGCCGAGCTGGCGGGCTGGCAGCGGCGGCTCTACCgggaggtgatgctggagaaCTACCAGGCGGTGGCCTGGCTGG GCTGGTGCGCCGTCAAGCCGGAGATCATCTGCAAGATGGAGCGAGAAGAGACGCCGTGTGTGCCAGAGTGCCCTGGGGCGCGGCGGAGGCACCGCAGCCCTGAGCCAG acGGTGACGTCCCGATGTggaggggggatggggaggtccccggggggctgccagACCATGAGCGGGGTGGAAGACAGTCCGGGGGCCTCCCAGCCAAGGTACTGCCAACTCGGGCCCCCCGCACCCCTCTGGCCAGCAAGAGACCCCACGCCTGCGCCAAGTGTGGGAAGAGCTTCGGCAAGATCCAGGACCTGAAGAAGCACCAGCAGACGCACACGGCGGCACGGCCCTTCTCCTGCCGGCAGTGCGGCCGCCGCTTTCGGCTGAAGCAGTTCCTGGTGTCCCACCAGAAAGTGCACATCGGGAAGAAGCCCTTTGGCTGCACAGAATGCGGGAAGCGCTATGCTCAGAAGCGTGACCTGCTGAGCCACCAGCGAGTGCACTCTGGCGAGAAGCCCTTTGCCTGTGGCCGCTGTGGCCGCTGTTTTATCCGCAAGAACAGCCTGGTCCGCCACCAGCGGGTCCACATGGGGGATGACCCATTGCCCTGCAACAGCTGCCCCAAGGCCTTCGGGTATGAACAGAGCCACACCAAACACCTGTGGGTCCACAGCGGGGAGCGCCCGTTCGCCTGCGCCcactgccccaaggccttcaagGACAAGAAGACCCTCACCAACCACCAGCATGTCCACACTGGGGAGCGTCGCTTCACCTGCGCCcactgccccaaggccttcaggGACCGGTCGGGCCTCACCGTCCACCAGCGGCtccacaccggggagcgccccttcgCCTGCATCcgctgccccaaggccttcaggGACCGGTCGGGCCTCACCGTCCACCAGCGCGTCCACACTGAGGAGCGCCCCTTTGCCTGCGACAGCTGCCCCAAGACATTCAAGGAGAAACAGAAGCTCACCGTCCACCAGCGTGTCCACACTGGGGAGCTCCCGTTCAcctgcccccactgccccaaGGCCTACACGGGCAAACAGGCGCTCACCAGACACCAGCGAGTTCACACCGGGGAGCTCCCCTTTCCCTGCACCCAGTGCCCCAAGGCCTTCAGGGAGCAGTCGACCCTCAGCGCCCACAAGCAGATCCACACCGGCGAGCGCCCTTTCGCCTGTGCCCAGTGTCCCAAGGCCTTCACTCTGAAGAATTCCCTCACCAGGCACCAGCAGGTCCACACCACGGCGCGCCCGTTCGCGTGCAGCAGCTGCTCGAAGACCTTCAAGTACAAGCAGTCCCTCACCGTCCACGAGCGGGTCCACACTGGGGAGCTCCCCTTTGCCTGCGACCGTTGCCCCAAGGCCTTCAGGCAGAAGAGGGTCCTCACCAAACACCAGCGA CGggtccacaccggggagcgccccttcgCCTGCTCCCGCTGCCCCGAGGCCTTCAGGGACATGTCAGCCCTCACCAAACACCAGCGGGTCCACGCCGGCGAGAAGCCCTGA
- the LOC141738506 gene encoding uncharacterized protein LOC141738506 isoform X1, translated as MCIQPKAGEYQRRGKVVAEHPQRSQPVPTAEGLQPSDHLHGPPLDPLQQVHVLRVLRAPELDTALQGASVLAAPLRLVPGGHLLRNAEHPTCISPEKALCGPPSPRGEPAARRAPGCCGKMSVTFEDVAIYFCPEEWAELAGWQRRLYREVMLENYQAVAWLGWCAVKPEIICKMEREETPCVPECPGARRRHRSPEPADGDVPMWRGDGEVPGGLPDHERGGRQSGGLPAKVLPTRAPRTPLASKRPHACAKCGKSFGKIQDLKKHQQTHTAARPFSCRQCGRRFRLKQFLVSHQKVHIGKKPFGCTECGKRYAQKRDLLSHQRVHSGEKPFACGRCGRCFIRKNSLVRHQRVHMGDDPLPCNSCPKAFGYEQSHTKHLWVHSGERPFACAHCPKAFKDKKTLTNHQHVHTGERRFTCAHCPKAFRDRSGLTVHQRLHTGERPFACIRCPKAFRDRSGLTVHQRVHTEERPFACDSCPKTFKEKQKLTVHQRVHTGELPFTCPHCPKAYTGKQALTRHQRVHTGELPFPCTQCPKAFREQSTLSAHKQIHTGERPFACAQCPKAFTLKNSLTRHQQVHTTARPFACSSCSKTFKYKQSLTVHERVHTGELPFACDRCPKAFRQKRVLTKHQRVHTGERPFACDRCPKAFRHKPSLTVHQRVHTGERPFACSRCPEAFRDMSALTKHQRVHAGEKP; from the exons GGAGCGTCCGTCCTCGCTGCGCCGCTGCGGCTGGTGCCGGGCGGGCATCTGCTGCGGAACGCGGAGCATCCCACCTGCATCTCCCCGGAGAAGGCCTTGTGCGGGCCTCCGTCTCCCCGTGGAGAGCCAGCGGCGCGCCGGGCTCCAGGCTGCTGCGGCAAG ATGTCGGTGACGTTCGAGGACGTGGCCATCTACTTCTGCCCCGAGGAGTGGGCCGAGCTGGCGGGCTGGCAGCGGCGGCTCTACCgggaggtgatgctggagaaCTACCAGGCGGTGGCCTGGCTGG GCTGGTGCGCCGTCAAGCCGGAGATCATCTGCAAGATGGAGCGAGAAGAGACGCCGTGTGTGCCAGAGTGCCCTGGGGCGCGGCGGAGGCACCGCAGCCCTGAGCCAG cagacGGTGACGTCCCGATGTggaggggggatggggaggtccccggggggctgccagACCATGAGCGGGGTGGAAGACAGTCCGGGGGCCTCCCAGCCAAGGTACTGCCAACTCGGGCCCCCCGCACCCCTCTGGCCAGCAAGAGACCCCACGCCTGCGCCAAGTGTGGGAAGAGCTTCGGCAAGATCCAGGACCTGAAGAAGCACCAGCAGACGCACACGGCGGCACGGCCCTTCTCCTGCCGGCAGTGCGGCCGCCGCTTTCGGCTGAAGCAGTTCCTGGTGTCCCACCAGAAAGTGCACATCGGGAAGAAGCCCTTTGGCTGCACAGAATGCGGGAAGCGCTATGCTCAGAAGCGTGACCTGCTGAGCCACCAGCGAGTGCACTCTGGCGAGAAGCCCTTTGCCTGTGGCCGCTGTGGCCGCTGTTTTATCCGCAAGAACAGCCTGGTCCGCCACCAGCGGGTCCACATGGGGGATGACCCATTGCCCTGCAACAGCTGCCCCAAGGCCTTCGGGTATGAACAGAGCCACACCAAACACCTGTGGGTCCACAGCGGGGAGCGCCCGTTCGCCTGCGCCcactgccccaaggccttcaagGACAAGAAGACCCTCACCAACCACCAGCATGTCCACACTGGGGAGCGTCGCTTCACCTGCGCCcactgccccaaggccttcaggGACCGGTCGGGCCTCACCGTCCACCAGCGGCtccacaccggggagcgccccttcgCCTGCATCcgctgccccaaggccttcaggGACCGGTCGGGCCTCACCGTCCACCAGCGCGTCCACACTGAGGAGCGCCCCTTTGCCTGCGACAGCTGCCCCAAGACATTCAAGGAGAAACAGAAGCTCACCGTCCACCAGCGTGTCCACACTGGGGAGCTCCCGTTCAcctgcccccactgccccaaGGCCTACACGGGCAAACAGGCGCTCACCAGACACCAGCGAGTTCACACCGGGGAGCTCCCCTTTCCCTGCACCCAGTGCCCCAAGGCCTTCAGGGAGCAGTCGACCCTCAGCGCCCACAAGCAGATCCACACCGGCGAGCGCCCTTTCGCCTGTGCCCAGTGTCCCAAGGCCTTCACTCTGAAGAATTCCCTCACCAGGCACCAGCAGGTCCACACCACGGCGCGCCCGTTCGCGTGCAGCAGCTGCTCGAAGACCTTCAAGTACAAGCAGTCCCTCACCGTCCACGAGCGGGTCCACACTGGGGAGCTCCCCTTTGCCTGCGACCGTTGCCCCAAGGCCTTCAGGCAGAAGAGGGTCCTCACCAAACACCAGCGAgtccacaccggggagcgccccttcgCCTGTGACcgctgccccaaggccttcaggCACAAGCCGTCCCTCACCGTTCACCAGCGggtccacaccggggagcgccccttcgCCTGCTCCCGCTGCCCCGAGGCCTTCAGGGACATGTCAGCCCTCACCAAACACCAGCGGGTCCACGCCGGCGAGAAGCCCTGA
- the LOC141738506 gene encoding uncharacterized protein LOC141738506 isoform X2 encodes MCIQPKAGEYQRRGKVVAEHPQRSQPVPTAEGLQPSDHLHGPPLDPLQQVHVLRVLRAPELDTALQGASVLAAPLRLVPGGHLLRNAEHPTCISPEKALCGPPSPRGEPAARRAPGCCGKMSVTFEDVAIYFCPEEWAELAGWQRRLYREVMLENYQAVAWLGWCAVKPEIICKMEREETPCVPECPGARRRHRSPEPDGDVPMWRGDGEVPGGLPDHERGGRQSGGLPAKVLPTRAPRTPLASKRPHACAKCGKSFGKIQDLKKHQQTHTAARPFSCRQCGRRFRLKQFLVSHQKVHIGKKPFGCTECGKRYAQKRDLLSHQRVHSGEKPFACGRCGRCFIRKNSLVRHQRVHMGDDPLPCNSCPKAFGYEQSHTKHLWVHSGERPFACAHCPKAFKDKKTLTNHQHVHTGERRFTCAHCPKAFRDRSGLTVHQRLHTGERPFACIRCPKAFRDRSGLTVHQRVHTEERPFACDSCPKTFKEKQKLTVHQRVHTGELPFTCPHCPKAYTGKQALTRHQRVHTGELPFPCTQCPKAFREQSTLSAHKQIHTGERPFACAQCPKAFTLKNSLTRHQQVHTTARPFACSSCSKTFKYKQSLTVHERVHTGELPFACDRCPKAFRQKRVLTKHQRVHTGERPFACDRCPKAFRHKPSLTVHQRVHTGERPFACSRCPEAFRDMSALTKHQRVHAGEKP; translated from the exons GGAGCGTCCGTCCTCGCTGCGCCGCTGCGGCTGGTGCCGGGCGGGCATCTGCTGCGGAACGCGGAGCATCCCACCTGCATCTCCCCGGAGAAGGCCTTGTGCGGGCCTCCGTCTCCCCGTGGAGAGCCAGCGGCGCGCCGGGCTCCAGGCTGCTGCGGCAAG ATGTCGGTGACGTTCGAGGACGTGGCCATCTACTTCTGCCCCGAGGAGTGGGCCGAGCTGGCGGGCTGGCAGCGGCGGCTCTACCgggaggtgatgctggagaaCTACCAGGCGGTGGCCTGGCTGG GCTGGTGCGCCGTCAAGCCGGAGATCATCTGCAAGATGGAGCGAGAAGAGACGCCGTGTGTGCCAGAGTGCCCTGGGGCGCGGCGGAGGCACCGCAGCCCTGAGCCAG acGGTGACGTCCCGATGTggaggggggatggggaggtccccggggggctgccagACCATGAGCGGGGTGGAAGACAGTCCGGGGGCCTCCCAGCCAAGGTACTGCCAACTCGGGCCCCCCGCACCCCTCTGGCCAGCAAGAGACCCCACGCCTGCGCCAAGTGTGGGAAGAGCTTCGGCAAGATCCAGGACCTGAAGAAGCACCAGCAGACGCACACGGCGGCACGGCCCTTCTCCTGCCGGCAGTGCGGCCGCCGCTTTCGGCTGAAGCAGTTCCTGGTGTCCCACCAGAAAGTGCACATCGGGAAGAAGCCCTTTGGCTGCACAGAATGCGGGAAGCGCTATGCTCAGAAGCGTGACCTGCTGAGCCACCAGCGAGTGCACTCTGGCGAGAAGCCCTTTGCCTGTGGCCGCTGTGGCCGCTGTTTTATCCGCAAGAACAGCCTGGTCCGCCACCAGCGGGTCCACATGGGGGATGACCCATTGCCCTGCAACAGCTGCCCCAAGGCCTTCGGGTATGAACAGAGCCACACCAAACACCTGTGGGTCCACAGCGGGGAGCGCCCGTTCGCCTGCGCCcactgccccaaggccttcaagGACAAGAAGACCCTCACCAACCACCAGCATGTCCACACTGGGGAGCGTCGCTTCACCTGCGCCcactgccccaaggccttcaggGACCGGTCGGGCCTCACCGTCCACCAGCGGCtccacaccggggagcgccccttcgCCTGCATCcgctgccccaaggccttcaggGACCGGTCGGGCCTCACCGTCCACCAGCGCGTCCACACTGAGGAGCGCCCCTTTGCCTGCGACAGCTGCCCCAAGACATTCAAGGAGAAACAGAAGCTCACCGTCCACCAGCGTGTCCACACTGGGGAGCTCCCGTTCAcctgcccccactgccccaaGGCCTACACGGGCAAACAGGCGCTCACCAGACACCAGCGAGTTCACACCGGGGAGCTCCCCTTTCCCTGCACCCAGTGCCCCAAGGCCTTCAGGGAGCAGTCGACCCTCAGCGCCCACAAGCAGATCCACACCGGCGAGCGCCCTTTCGCCTGTGCCCAGTGTCCCAAGGCCTTCACTCTGAAGAATTCCCTCACCAGGCACCAGCAGGTCCACACCACGGCGCGCCCGTTCGCGTGCAGCAGCTGCTCGAAGACCTTCAAGTACAAGCAGTCCCTCACCGTCCACGAGCGGGTCCACACTGGGGAGCTCCCCTTTGCCTGCGACCGTTGCCCCAAGGCCTTCAGGCAGAAGAGGGTCCTCACCAAACACCAGCGAgtccacaccggggagcgccccttcgCCTGTGACcgctgccccaaggccttcaggCACAAGCCGTCCCTCACCGTTCACCAGCGggtccacaccggggagcgccccttcgCCTGCTCCCGCTGCCCCGAGGCCTTCAGGGACATGTCAGCCCTCACCAAACACCAGCGGGTCCACGCCGGCGAGAAGCCCTGA
- the LOC141738506 gene encoding uncharacterized protein LOC141738506 isoform X3, whose translation MSVTFEDVAIYFCPEEWAELAGWQRRLYREVMLENYQAVAWLGWCAVKPEIICKMEREETPCVPECPGARRRHRSPEPDGDVPMWRGDGEVPGGLPDHERGGRQSGGLPAKVLPTRAPRTPLASKRPHACAKCGKSFGKIQDLKKHQQTHTAARPFSCRQCGRRFRLKQFLVSHQKVHIGKKPFGCTECGKRYAQKRDLLSHQRVHSGEKPFACGRCGRCFIRKNSLVRHQRVHMGDDPLPCNSCPKAFGYEQSHTKHLWVHSGERPFACAHCPKAFKDKKTLTNHQHVHTGERRFTCAHCPKAFRDRSGLTVHQRLHTGERPFACIRCPKAFRDRSGLTVHQRVHTEERPFACDSCPKTFKEKQKLTVHQRVHTGELPFTCPHCPKAYTGKQALTRHQRVHTGELPFPCTQCPKAFREQSTLSAHKQIHTGERPFACAQCPKAFTLKNSLTRHQQVHTTARPFACSSCSKTFKYKQSLTVHERVHTGELPFACDRCPKAFRQKRVLTKHQRVHTGERPFACDRCPKAFRHKPSLTVHQRVHTGERPFACSRCPEAFRDMSALTKHQRVHAGEKP comes from the exons ATGTCGGTGACGTTCGAGGACGTGGCCATCTACTTCTGCCCCGAGGAGTGGGCCGAGCTGGCGGGCTGGCAGCGGCGGCTCTACCgggaggtgatgctggagaaCTACCAGGCGGTGGCCTGGCTGG GCTGGTGCGCCGTCAAGCCGGAGATCATCTGCAAGATGGAGCGAGAAGAGACGCCGTGTGTGCCAGAGTGCCCTGGGGCGCGGCGGAGGCACCGCAGCCCTGAGCCAG acGGTGACGTCCCGATGTggaggggggatggggaggtccccggggggctgccagACCATGAGCGGGGTGGAAGACAGTCCGGGGGCCTCCCAGCCAAGGTACTGCCAACTCGGGCCCCCCGCACCCCTCTGGCCAGCAAGAGACCCCACGCCTGCGCCAAGTGTGGGAAGAGCTTCGGCAAGATCCAGGACCTGAAGAAGCACCAGCAGACGCACACGGCGGCACGGCCCTTCTCCTGCCGGCAGTGCGGCCGCCGCTTTCGGCTGAAGCAGTTCCTGGTGTCCCACCAGAAAGTGCACATCGGGAAGAAGCCCTTTGGCTGCACAGAATGCGGGAAGCGCTATGCTCAGAAGCGTGACCTGCTGAGCCACCAGCGAGTGCACTCTGGCGAGAAGCCCTTTGCCTGTGGCCGCTGTGGCCGCTGTTTTATCCGCAAGAACAGCCTGGTCCGCCACCAGCGGGTCCACATGGGGGATGACCCATTGCCCTGCAACAGCTGCCCCAAGGCCTTCGGGTATGAACAGAGCCACACCAAACACCTGTGGGTCCACAGCGGGGAGCGCCCGTTCGCCTGCGCCcactgccccaaggccttcaagGACAAGAAGACCCTCACCAACCACCAGCATGTCCACACTGGGGAGCGTCGCTTCACCTGCGCCcactgccccaaggccttcaggGACCGGTCGGGCCTCACCGTCCACCAGCGGCtccacaccggggagcgccccttcgCCTGCATCcgctgccccaaggccttcaggGACCGGTCGGGCCTCACCGTCCACCAGCGCGTCCACACTGAGGAGCGCCCCTTTGCCTGCGACAGCTGCCCCAAGACATTCAAGGAGAAACAGAAGCTCACCGTCCACCAGCGTGTCCACACTGGGGAGCTCCCGTTCAcctgcccccactgccccaaGGCCTACACGGGCAAACAGGCGCTCACCAGACACCAGCGAGTTCACACCGGGGAGCTCCCCTTTCCCTGCACCCAGTGCCCCAAGGCCTTCAGGGAGCAGTCGACCCTCAGCGCCCACAAGCAGATCCACACCGGCGAGCGCCCTTTCGCCTGTGCCCAGTGTCCCAAGGCCTTCACTCTGAAGAATTCCCTCACCAGGCACCAGCAGGTCCACACCACGGCGCGCCCGTTCGCGTGCAGCAGCTGCTCGAAGACCTTCAAGTACAAGCAGTCCCTCACCGTCCACGAGCGGGTCCACACTGGGGAGCTCCCCTTTGCCTGCGACCGTTGCCCCAAGGCCTTCAGGCAGAAGAGGGTCCTCACCAAACACCAGCGAgtccacaccggggagcgccccttcgCCTGTGACcgctgccccaaggccttcaggCACAAGCCGTCCCTCACCGTTCACCAGCGggtccacaccggggagcgccccttcgCCTGCTCCCGCTGCCCCGAGGCCTTCAGGGACATGTCAGCCCTCACCAAACACCAGCGGGTCCACGCCGGCGAGAAGCCCTGA